The DNA sequence ggggaggtgggagggatggtgggTGAATGTCAGGGGATGGTGGATGCATGTCAGGGGGGTGGGTGCATGTCagaggggaggtgggagggatggtgggTGCATGTCagaggggaggtgggagggatggtgggTGCATGTCAGAGGGGAGTTGGGAGGGATGGTGGGTGCATatcagaggggggagggagggattgtgGGTGCATGTCagaggggaggtgggagggatggtgggTGGATGtcagagggttggagggagggattgTGGGTGCATGTCagaggggaggtgggagggatggtgggtgcatgtcagaggggagagggtgtggaTGACCTGTGGCAGGTGGTGAGAAGCAGGGGAACCGGGAGGAGGTGTGTGCATGAGGCAGGGTTAGAGGGGAGATGTTTGGGTGGGTGTGTATGGGGATGGCGGTAGGGAGGCGCGCCCCTCTTGTCTAGTCTGTCAGTGTGCCAGGTCTACATTCCCACTGCACCGGCCGGTGAAAAGGGCTGTAAATATATAAACCGGCCTGGCAGGATTAGAGCCTGCTGGGAGTGATCAGGGGGGATTTCCACCCCGCCGGGCACACAATGGCACCGCCACATAACAtaaacacgcatacacacacacacacaatggcaccGTGGCACAACAGACCTGAGCCTCCATAGATTTGATGCATACTGTCTTTTGTTTGGGAAGAGGTGGTTCGTCTAGCCACGGGCTGTGTGTACGATGCAGGGGGCACGGCGTGGTGGCAGGGGAGGGGTGGTGTGGTCCtgattggatgtgtgtgtgtgctggagagTCAGCTGAGCGCCGATAGAGACCAAGGGATGGGATCTCCGCTCACATAAAACAACAACCGTCAACGGCCGATCCAGTCCAGTTTGAACCTGTCACAGCAGACTGAGAAGCAGACTGAGAAGTGACAACTGCAGTAATTTCACAGACCACAACCCTCTCTCTCAGCTAAAAGGCACTAACACACTCTAACGGACGACAGCTCTACTGTTGGCCAAGCAGACATTCTCTCTGTATGAATTGGCAGTCCCACACTCTACTGTACCTGACTCACTTAACCTGAGAGAATGAAAGACTGTCTGCAACCACCAACCATCATTTACGagtatccatccatcctgtcACCGTGGtgaccccctttctctctctctttctctttctcagtgTGCCGGCTCTGGCCCTGGCTACAGCCATGCCTCTTCTGGAAGAGACCACTGTGCCTCGAGAGCATCCCCCCACACTGCCTGTGGTCATCATAGGTATGTTTAGCCCTAACCTCtgacatctaaccctaacctctaactctGCCCCGAGAGGCTAGCACCTCTTCGCCATCTCACCTCGCCCGCCGTCATCATTCACAGGTAACCTCTGACATTGCAAACATTTGATTCTctcctctgtatgtctgtgtagGTAACGGGCCATCAGGTATCTGCCTGTCCTACCTGCTGAGTGGCTACAAGCCCTACCTGGACCCTTCAGCTGTTCACCCAAACCCTGTTCTGTACAGGAAGTTACAGGAGACCAGACACCTGCCCATCACTGAACAGGTGAACATCAAAGCATTGCTTTAAACAcatatacagcacacacacacagatcacagtTGACAAACACAAACATTGAAACATGATCTGGTCTCTCTATGCAGGATCTGGAGTATCTGAGTGAAGGTCTGGAGGGGCGGTCAGGAAACCCTGTAGCGGTGCTGTTTGACACCCTGCTGCACCCCAATGCGGATTTTGGCTACGAGTTTCCCCCTGTGCTACAGTGGAGAAGAGACAAGCAGCAGCACCTCCCTCACCTGGTGCTGGGCAGGGCAACGCCTGGAGGGGCCTGGCACGTGAGTTATTCCTACACAGCTTACACCCTCCTTTCCCCATTCATTTACCCCTACACCTCACCCATGGTGCTGGGCAGAGCAACGCCTGGAGGGGCCTGGCACGTGAGTTATTCCTAAACAGCTTATACCCTCCTTTCCCCATTCATTTACCCCTACACCTCACCCATGGTGCTGGGCAGAGCTATGCCTGGAGGGGCCTGGCACGTGAGTTATTCCTAAACAGCTTATACCCTCCTTTCCCCATTCATTTACCCCTACACCTCACCCATGGTGCTGGGCAGGGCTATGCCTGGAGGGGCCTGGCACGTGAGTTATTCCTAAACAGCTTATACCCTCCTTTCCCCATTCATTTACCCCTACACCTCACCCATGGTGCTGGGCAGGGCTATGCCTGGAGGGGCCTGGCACGTGAGTTATTCCTAAACAGCTTATACCCTCCTTTCCCCATTCATTTACCCCTACACCTCACCCATGGTGCTGGGCAGGGCTATGCCTGGAGGGGCCTGGAAAGACTTCACCCCCAAATCTCCTCTTCCATATGTTCCAATCCTCACCTCcaatcctctctcttttctctctcttctaggTGATGGAGGGCTCCATGCTGACCATCAGTCTGGGCATCTGGATGGAACTGCCAGGGATCAACTACCGAGACCTGACTAACAATGGCAAATGCAGGTACTGACAATGGCAAAtgcagagagggaaggaaggagggatggagagagatagagagatgctgCAATGAAGTTAAATAAATTCAAAACAATGAGACAGCTTAAAATTCCTTAATGCGTTAAGAGTttactaaaatatattttgtttgacAACGAGTGCTCTCCCCCCCACCCCAGGGGCGTGACCAACGACCGGGCCACTCCAGAGGAGATCTCGTCTTACTACCGTAACTATGTCAAGCTGATGGGCCTGAAGCAGAACTTTGTTGACAACACCTACGTGACCTCTGTGCAGAAACTTTTCCGTGGACCCGAGGGGGAGGGTCTAGAGAATGGCCATGGAGAGTTGGGGGTGGGGGGAAAGGGGGTGtacgaggggagggagggtgaaggtGTAGACGAAGGGGGAGGTGGGGGCCTGTGGGAGGTGAGGGGGTACCAGCGGGTGCAGGGCGACACCCACGTTCCCTTCTGCCTGTTTTCTGAGAATGTAGTTCTGGCCACGGGCGCGTCTGATTCGCCAGCTCAGCTgggtgtggagggggaggagctTCCCTTCGTGTTCCACAGCATCTCTGCCCTGGGATTGGCTGTGAGCCGGAAGAAGCTTGGGCCAAACTCTGATCCGGTGCTGATTGTGGGGGCGGGGTTAAGCGCGGCGGATGCGGTTTTGTGCGCTTGTAACAACAACATTTCCGTGCTGCATGCTTTCCGCAAACACGTAGACGACCCAGGCCTCATCTTTAAACAGCTACCCAAGACCCTCTACCCAGAATACCACAAGGTCTACCACATGATGCACTCCCAGACCCACGCAACACCAAACATGGCTGCCACCTCCACCACCAATGGCCTTCCCAGCATGGCCGCCTCAGTCTGCTCCAAGATGTGCTCCAAGCCCCAACCCACCACAACTAACATGGCCGCCagtggtggtcccgttctgttccCTGACTACACCAGCTTCCCAGAGCACTGCGTGGAGTCCTTCCAGCCAGACATGAAGTGTGTCCTGCAGGGGAGCAACTCCCTCAAGGCCTTTAAGATCTCCATGGCCCTGGTGTTGATCGGCACCCATCCCAACCTGTTCTTCCTCAAGGGCCAGGGCCAGTACCTGGGACTGGACCCCACCAAACCCATCTCCTGCAAGCAGAACCCTGTGGATGTACACCCCTACACCTTCGAGTGCACCAAGGACCCAGGACTGTTCGCCATGGGCCCGCTGGTGGGAGACAACTTTGTTCGCTTCCTAAAGGGCGGTGCTCTAGGCATTGCCTCCTGCCTGCTCAAGAGACTGAAGAAGAAAGGCAAGCTGATCACAGAagggggaggagtaggaggaggggagTTTATCTAGGTGAAGTGTGGATGGAGAGGCACGAGGTGGTGAATGAGttggaagggagagaaagagaggaggaagaggcatCTTTATTTAAGcgaagggagaaaggaggggaaggaggtggagaaagggaggagaggaaggaggaagaggttCATCTTAGTAAAAATAGCTACTATAACCAATGGAGTTCTGAGTTAAAAGGGCAAAGCCAAacagtacatttttttatattttattgtttgCAGTGGACATGCCTATTTGAACTCTGAAGCTTTCTTACCACTTCTGAGAGAACTGAAAACAATGGAAGTGGAGGCAGGCTAGTTACAGTTCATGACCAGGTTCAGCCCACCATCCATTACAGCTCCACTGTTCTGGTTTCTGCTGGGAAGCTGTCACAGGGTTTAATGTCCTCTATCCAGAAATCCAACCTGCAGTGTGACATGTTTTTTAGAGTCATATTTGTGACATTTTGTAATGTCTTGAGTTTTAGTTATTTGCTCACCTTGTCTTTCATGCAAGTGCATTTTCTGATTTCTTATCTACTTTAAACAATTGTCCTACTATTTCTCTGATGGCCTTCACCACGCAGTGGACTGTGAACCACTACAACTCCCCTTTAAAGCCTCAAGGAAATGGAACTTTGTAGAGACAGGCCCATAGCTGCTATAGTGTTCCTGCCATCATCTCAATTCTGAGTTTCTCATCAGTGCCAAGCTACAGACCCCAAGCAGTATCTGGCAGACCAGGATGTAATGGGAACGTTAAAGTAACAGATGAATAACAGATGAATCAAAAACCCCATCACCATCCTAATCAGACGAAGTAGAACTAACTCACTATGGTTGGAGCGCTCCACTTAACGCTTTTCCTACGCAAACCCTTCCACTTACACACCTGACCTGAATGTATTCTGGATCAGATAACTCATTGCTAACTTACTGTACATGTCAGCCTGATTTCAAACAATGGGGCATAAGAGTTCTCTATTGATGTTAGACCATAACAAAATGCCAAATAGTGTTTTTTAGACACACTGAAGTCATGCAGATGCGCGTGACTCTTGGCCGCAGTAAGAAAGCCATCGCCATCTGCATCCATTCAACATAGCCTAGATTTACGATATTACtcacaacaaaataactttttggggtCTCATATGCTTACCGTGATGTTTTGATTCTATCTGGAACAGTCGCTAAGATTATATCTGGTTGTGATCTTTGAAAAATAACTATTTAACGCTCATTGACATAGGATACAGCAAAAGCTAGCTAAATAgctattttactggttgaagttgaagtgttttttaagtataatgcagttgatttgggataacacaaacattatattaagaaGGACATTCATACGAACTTTAAAatccaattataatccaaaagtagtgtgaaatgcactcataagtAACATCTAAATATAGGCTTTTTTGCTGACACCAATTTGCAGCAATGTTAACACAGAAAGGGGTCTATAAAATACTACTAGTCGACGACTCCTGATAAGTGTACATTGGATAAAGTCATAATGACTATGTTAAATGCACATTTTCTGGTTGCCATTATGGAGTAAATATTATGCCTGTGGCTCTGATTCCAGGTCCGTATAGTATTCTCTGTGACATTTCTCATACCATGTCACTTTCACACAGCCATCATACGCCTCATGTGTTTGTTGTGCCAAATACCTGTTACTGTATGTAAAGCTGTGAGGACTGAGGGTGGAGTTTCATTCATTTATTGAACCAGTCAGTCGCCTTTAGAATGTGTGTATTCATATGCAGTTTATTTCCGCATGCAGTCATCCTCAAGACTGAAGCTGCTTgcagaaaagaagaaaaaaatgaaaaattgtGGAATTGggataaaatatatattgttgACAAGATCAGCAAACTGAAAATGTATGGACAGTTCCTGGTCAATATGCTGTATTCCAAACTAACCAGCCCTTAAGCACTACATCCAGACCTGAAAAGATGAATCAGTGGATAGGTATAATTGTAAGGGGGTGGTAGTCACTCAACCTTGCCCCCAGATAGGCCATCAGTTTATGGCTAATTACACCTACATGTCCAATCTACACAGTAGGTGCCTTGATGAGAAGGGTTAACTAGGGGTTGATTAATAAGAAAAGGAAACAGCAGGTTCCCCAACCCCTGGGGTCTAACCAGGGTTTTCTACAACTGTCTTACAACACATAACCCACGGTCTTCTCCTGTTCACAACAGACAGACGCTGCTTTGTGCATGGTAGAGTTGGACTCCTCTCTTGTACAACTCAAATGACTTTTTAATATGTTTTGTATACTGTATTTTTTATTATGAACCAATAAAAATCTTGAAACGTAAAACGGAACACCTATTTATTTGTTTACATTGCTCGCCATCAGTGACTAAATCAAGGTATATAATTAGTGTACAGTACATAGAAAGTTAGACATTTCTGCCCACATCTATCACCGACaaacattgttaaaacatttGTCATTGACAGGCCCCTCTTGATCATTGTACTCAAAATGACCAGAGTTAACTCAAGATCCATTCCTGAACATTATCAGTGGAGCGGAGATGGCAGTTCTATCAAACTGTGAATTCTAGAAGCCAAAACATTCCATGGGGTGTTGGCATCCCTTCCTGTGTCTTAAGATGAACATTTGTCTGCAGGGCTTCTCATGTTACAACCAGGTGCTCTCATCTTTTTTT is a window from the Oncorhynchus tshawytscha isolate Ot180627B linkage group LG03, Otsh_v2.0, whole genome shotgun sequence genome containing:
- the LOC112235375 gene encoding oxidative stress-induced growth inhibitor 2-like: MPLLEETTVPREHPPTLPVVIIGNGPSGICLSYLLSGYKPYLDPSAVHPNPVLYRKLQETRHLPITEQDLEYLSEGLEGRSGNPVAVLFDTLLHPNADFGYEFPPVLQWRRDKQQHLPHLVLGRATPGGAWHVMEGSMLTISLGIWMELPGINYRDLTNNGKCRGVTNDRATPEEISSYYRNYVKLMGLKQNFVDNTYVTSVQKLFRGPEGEGLENGHGELGVGGKGVYEGREGEGVDEGGGGGLWEVRGYQRVQGDTHVPFCLFSENVVLATGASDSPAQLGVEGEELPFVFHSISALGLAVSRKKLGPNSDPVLIVGAGLSAADAVLCACNNNISVLHAFRKHVDDPGLIFKQLPKTLYPEYHKVYHMMHSQTHATPNMAATSTTNGLPSMAASVCSKMCSKPQPTTTNMAASGGPVLFPDYTSFPEHCVESFQPDMKCVLQGSNSLKAFKISMALVLIGTHPNLFFLKGQGQYLGLDPTKPISCKQNPVDVHPYTFECTKDPGLFAMGPLVGDNFVRFLKGGALGIASCLLKRLKKKGKLITEGGGVGGGEFI